GACCATAAATGTGGATGTATGAGTTTTAACAATTAACACTATTTTTTAATCTTTTCTAATTATTAGGTGTGTTGGATAATagccaaaaagaagaagagaataactaaatcaaaataatttttaaaaaatacatTACGAGAGTGACAACTTCAACTTAAGTAAAAAGAGAAAATACATATACTAATGGAATTAAGAATTTCTTAatacaattatttttatatatcTTTGCGATAAACACCGTCCCCGTGAAATAGATTTATTGAACCCTGCACAAAAAACAAATAATGGTgataaaattatttaaatattcAATCAATTAATACTATGCATAGTTGATTTCATGGAGCAGACGTATGTTTTAGGCGATAAGGACGTAAacattttcatttattttaatttaaaaaataaaaatatttaccTCAAACATTAAACTCTTATAAAAAATATGCATCTCATATTTTTATATCAAGTATTATGAAGAAATATTACTTACGTGTTGCAATCAATGCTAGGATCAAAAGGAACCGACAGAGTAATGTTACAAAGTTGTGGTAGTTGTTTTGATTTGTCAAGTTTAACTCCAAATCTCGATGCTGCGGGTTTGAGACAATTGCAAACATCCCTTCGAATCGGGGTGGTGTTTGCCTTTTGATTTAAACTATTTGCTCCATCACAACAGTTTTTAGGTGGTGTAGCACCTCCAGTTCCTTGCAAAAAGGGAAGACATGGCAACAAGGACAAAAGAGCCTCGGGGCATGTAATGTCGTCAATTTGACGTGCTTCAAATTTTGATACCATCATTCCTAGAACCACCACAACCATGAAAAGAGAAACATATTTCTTCTCCATCATCATAATTTTAATATGTGTATGCTTATAATTTTTATGtagaatgtgttaatgatttAACTCCATCCATCATCCATTCCATCTCCTTTAAATCGGAAATCTGTTATCTCCGCAGTATGCCTTAATTTATAGGCATGGTACTATATCATTGTATTGTAATTTGTTAGGGGCTTCTTTGTTTCTATGTTGGTTTATTAAAGTAACGATTAATTAGTAATTTATTATTTCATTTATCTTTTTATTTGTATAATAGGAATAATTATGAACTTTTATATGCAATAATCACTAAATGTACAAAATTAGTATAATCTTTAAGATATTTAATTCTAActattaaatattttaataatatatttGATTCACAAATCTTGTCAAAGTTATATTTTTATACTCtccctttttttttttgtttttttgttggGGGGAGAGGGGGGGAGAGAtgttttcttttttttgttgttgtttttgctTGTTGTGTGTGTTTTTAACGGGGGTGAGGGGGGGGGGGAGGGGGGCGGGTTGTTGTGGTGTTGCACATGATCGGAACTCTAATTTAAAATTATTAGATCAGTGAAAATTAATAGACAATTCTGAAAAGGTTTATAAGAATTCAAACAAGAAAAGTAACAAAATAATTTAAAGCAATTAAAACTCAAAAGGattaaaattataaattattgcatctttataatttaaaataagagaTAAGAAAATTTATAACAATAATAGTCAAACTATTAACCATTTTACTATTATACCAAATGTTATTTTACTTTTTGATTAATGAGTACCAAATTATAGCTCTTATCAATAAGCAAGTACATctttaaatatttaatcaaaacTAAGTACTTCAAAAGTAGATTTCTATTTTTTAACAGTGAAAGAAACAAAAATGGTTATAATTAATCTTTTGACCTAGAGATACTCATTTAAATTTCTTAATGGAGAGTAAAATAATgatcataatttattttatttatgggtatttaatttttatttttgttgaaaAAGCTTACTGCTTTAACCTAGAGATACTCATTTAAATTTCTTCATATTGGATTTCATATGACCATTAATTTTATcttaattaataaaattttctACCTTTTGTCGATTTTATAAGAGTATGTAAATTTATTTTCGATCTTACTCATtgaaaaaaatgtttatatcCAAGATTCAACATATGATTTACATGACCGTGGTTTACTTTCGTTGTTTTATTCAAATTATCTAGTCGATATTTCTTTATAGTAAATTTAATCGAGCTTGCATTGTAATgtattttcaattttattttttcttaagtcttatttttgttttataataaaattataatatacAGTTTGTTAAAAATAATGTAAAAGGTTTGAAAACTAATCGTTTTTAAATGGAAATTAAATTATTGATTGATATTGTAACCATTTCCTATTTAAGATCTTTAACTGATTAATGATTAGTTTGTAAAGGATAGGTTTTACAAAAATATATTATATGATTCAAAAATTTATTACTTTTTGTAGGAATATTATTTGTATGAAAAATTaagaaatttaaaataaatacaaaatcaatatcatgaaatgataataaaaatgaaaatagaaaaatatattAAAGTTTCAATAAATTCATCATGCAAAAATAGGTTATCTAccttttaaaaaaatcaatttaacACTCATAtgaaattatttgaattaaaataatgaatcacgatttaaaaaaataaaatatatagaTGGTTGAAacatatttatttaataatttatttgataattttttgtaTAAAAGAACAAGTTATTATCTTTTTTCagtaaaatatttaaaattagaaaatttattataaattaacatacaaaaaaaatatttaaagtaATGTAACAAACATATTtatgattaatattattttatCTTGTTTTATTTTAAGCACCGTTTAGATTTCATGTGATAATCAAGACACACGTTGTTCGTATTTCATGACCAACAACCCAAAtcttttaaataaaattaaaattaaaacgCTCTAATTAGTTTCATATATGTGTATATACTACTTTTTAATACTAAGTGTTTTAAATGGTATAAGAATACATGCAATAACATTGtagaaatattttttttcataatcTTCTCGTTAAGTCGTGTGAAACTATTGAAGTGGttatatttataatatttaaCTCTTGATAACATCTACACCATTGTTGTTTAGAGGTATAAACTTAATCTcattaaaaaaaatcatgttgtattataaaataatttatgatttttttaatcaTAAACAAGGTAGTCGGGAGGGAAGGAAGGGGGAAGGGGGAAAGCGGGTGGCGAGGTGAGAAGGAGGGATCGGGTGAGAATGATATTGTGGAAAATATTTATATTTGATATATCAcgaaaaagtcaaaacaacatGACTAAAATGATGGAGGGATAAGTTAAATAAGACTCACTTAGACTTGAGATCAGTAACAAAATGTTGGTTCCTGAAATCACAAATATCAATATAGATATCTTACAAAAACAAGCCACATTACTCAATTTTtgattaaaaacaaaaaaatggTTATCGATGTGATTGGAGAAGTTAAGAGTGGTTCAATTTTTTTATGATGATTGTTCAAAAACAGATCTTAAAGAACTATGTAGATCTAAATCTTACCATTCATAAAACATATATAAACATAGAAAATATAATTCCCTGTTGTAGGATTTAGTGGACACCTTCTATTTAACTGTTGAAGataatattatttaaaaattCCATCAAAAGATATTCTAAGAtgcaaaaataataatatatatattataaaatatatttgaaaatgtAGTCAACTAGGATGATAAGATGTAGAGTGGAAAACTTCAAAAAactaattatattttaattttaagtcaAAAACATCAAGCTAGTGATGGTGGAATCCTTCGCATAAAAGTTAATAATGAATAGTGCGTATTGGTAAATATTTGGACTACAATAATATGTCGTTGATAATACTAATTTTAAACGTAGTTCTAACCGGATGTACAAATTTATTTTGCTAGGTTTGGTTTATGTCCTACAAGATTTCTCATAAAATATAGATATATAATAATATCCTTTATTTGAAATAAATAGATTCAATATAAAAAAAATAGGTTTGAATTAAGGGAAAATTAACACGAAAATAATCTTATAGATGAATTCAAAGGTAATTGTATTAAATTTAAATGGTTTAAACAGTTTCACAAATAATTGATTAACAATGTAAATTATCATTGCACAAATATTATACACAAACAATATCTTTTTATTAAGTTTCTATCATTTAGTTCTTTTATCTACAAAAATATATGTTCGTagtttaaatttattttattagttttttatttggTTGAGTCTTTTTAACACGTATTTAAATGAGACTTTGTTAACAAGTTTTATAATTTAATTTCTAGAATAACTTAAAAAGCTTAAAATTGTAGTGCTAGTATATGACCTATTAGACCATAAATGTGGATGTATGAGTTTTAACAATTAACACTATTTTTTAATCTTTTCTAGTTATTAGGTGTGTTGGACAATagccaaaaagaagaagagaataactaaatcaaaataatttttaaaaactaCATTACGAGAGTGACAACTTATGAGAAATACTTGACAGGGAATTTTTTAATTATTCAATATCTTTGGATCCAAAAGGTGACGCCAGAACAACTTAAGTAAAAAGAGAAAATACATATACTAATGGAATTAAGAATTTCTTAATACAATTATTTTATATATCTTTGCGATAAACACCGTCCCCGTGAAATAGATTTATTGAACCCTGCACAAAAAACAAATAAtggttataaaattatttaaatattcAATCAATTAATACTATGCATAGTTGATTTCATGGAGGAGACGTATGTTTTAGGCGATAAGGACGTAAacattttcatttattttaatttaaaaaataaaaatatttaccTCAAACATTAAACTCTTATAAAAAATATGCATCTCATATTTTTATATCAAGTATTATGAAGAAATATTACTTACGTGTTGCAATCAATGTTAGGATCAAAAGGAACCGACAGAGTAATGTTACAAAGTTGTGGTAGTTGTTTTGATTTGTCAGGTTTAACTCCAAATCTCGATGCTGCGGGTTTGAGACAATTGCAAACATCCCTTCGAATCGGGGTGGTGTTTGCCTTTTGATTTAAAGTATTTGCTCCATCACAACAGTTTTTAGGTGGTGTAGCACCTCCAGTTCCTTGCAAAAAGGGAAGACATGGCAACAAGGACAAAAGAGCCTCGGGGCATGTAATGTCGTCAATTTGACGTGCTTCAAATTTTGATACCATCATTCCTAGAACCATCACAACCATGAAAAGAGAAACATATTTCTTCTCCATCATCATAATTTTAATATGTGTATGCTTATAATTTTTATGtagaatgtgttaatgatttATCTCCGCAGTATGCCTTAATTTATAGGCATGGTACTATATCATTGTATTGTAATTTGTTAGGGGCTTCTTTGTTTCTATGTTGGTTTATTAAAGTAACGATTAATTAGTAATTTATTATTTCATTTATCTTTTTATTTGTATAATAGGAATAATTATGAACTTTTATATGCAATAATCACTAAATGTACAAAATTAGTATAATCTTTAAGATATTTAATTCTAActattaaatattttaataatatatttGATTCACAAATCTTGTCAAAGTTATATTTTTATACTCTCCCTTGTGTTGCACATGATCGGAACTCTAATTTAAAATTATTAGATCAGTGAAAATCAATAGACAATTCTGAAAAGGTTTATAAGAATTCAAACAAGAAAAGTAACAAAATAATTTAAAGCAATTAAAACTCAATAGGattaaaattataaattattgcatctttataatttaaaataagagaTGAGAAAATTTATAACAATAATAGTCAAACTATTAACCATTTTACTATTATACCAAATGTTATTTTACTTTTTGATTAATGAGTACCAAATTATAGCTCTTATCAATAAGCAAGTACATctttaaatatttaatcaaaacTAAGTACTTCAAAAGTAGATTTCTATTTTTTAACAGTGAAAGAAACAAAATGGTTATAATTAATCTTTTGATATAAACCTTAATGGAGAGTAAAATAATgatcataatttattttatttatgggtatttaatttttatttttgttgaaaAAGCTTACTGCTTTAACCTAGAGATACTCATTTAAATTTCTTCATATTGGATTTCATATGACCATTAATTTTATcttaattaataaaattttctACCTTTTGTCGATTTTATAAG
The Lathyrus oleraceus cultivar Zhongwan6 unplaced genomic scaffold, CAAS_Psat_ZW6_1.0 chrUn0814, whole genome shotgun sequence genome window above contains:
- the LOC127115015 gene encoding non-specific lipid-transfer protein 1-like → MEKKYVSLFMVVVVLGMMVSKFEARQIDDITCPEALLSLLPCLPFLQGTGGATPPKNCCDGANSLNQKANTTPIRRDVCNCLKPAASRFGVKLDKSKQLPQLCNITLSVPFDPSIDCNTVQ
- the LOC127115017 gene encoding non-specific lipid-transfer protein — protein: MEKKYVSLFMVVMVLGMMVSKFEARQIDDITCPEALLSLLPCLPFLQGTGGATPPKNCCDGANTLNQKANTTPIRRDVCNCLKPAASRFGVKPDKSKQLPQLCNITLSVPFDPNIDCNTVQ